TGGCGTCCGACTTTGTTTAGCAATTTTCCTTGCATGAAAGCTAATGGCAGGTTATGGAATTGAACCCAAATCCCTAACTCATTGAATACCATATCATTAGGATTTTGCCAACCCATCGGTTCTTTGAAAATCACCAAGCTTTTGAAGAAATTCCAGGGTCCCTCTGTAAGGGCCCTGTTCCTGTCTCTTTGGGATACAAAATCACAAACAAAAGTATTGTCTCCCATAGCCTCGATGTGTGCCTTTCTCGATGCTTGGAGGATGCGTGGCATTTGGTGATGGAAAGTTTCCCTATTCATAGCTTTTGGGGAAAGAATCTTCGCTACCAAGCAATTATTCAAACGCTCATGTCCGATTCGTGTCTCTGAATCATCTAAAATAATGGTGTCCTTCTCCTTTGGAGCTGAGAGTCTCATCTCCTCGGCCAAACGGGAGATCTCATCTGGATCCATAAACTTTGTGACCACCCAACGTTCAATTCGAAGGATAAGGAAGAACGAAACAATCCCGCACAACGCAGGTTCCCAGCCCTAAGAGTCAAAGAACCCTAGAGAAAAATTCCTTATAACTGAAAATTGTTGCGAAAATTTAGTCCttgctttaaaaattttaattaagtaaGAACTCTTTCCCTTTATTTATAATATCCTTACCATCTATGTTTTTTTCTCCCTCCATCAATTCTTCCGGTCAACTATTCACTTCGATGACGACAACTTTCCTCTACCGATGAGATCATTAAGAGAGTTTGAAGATATCTCTCATTTCTAATTGAGGGCTTCATCTTTATAAAGCGGTGAACAATTTCTCCTTCCAACCCTAGGTTTTTTCTTCTAAATCGACGATAAACTTCTGGTGGTTGTTTCTAGATCGGTAAGGCAAACTTCTAAATATgtctaataaataataaaattcattACGCTACCATTAACTAATTTAATCTCATTAATAATAAAAACCAGATCATGAGCTTCGTTTTGGATCTGTGGACTGTGAATGACAAATGAAGGAGGAAAACATGAGAAATTCTTCCATCAAcgacatgtaaataatttagtCTTGGATCGACGACATGTTAATGTATACATTTGAGCTTCGTTTTGAATATTTGAGCTCGTTTGAGCTTTGTTTATGCATATTAGagtttttttcccaaaaatttgTTGAAATACATGTAAGTTTGGTGGTTGACGTTTTGACAATGATGTGTATTTTTTGTGTCATCTCGATCTATAATTTTtagaaattttcgattttttttccaGATTTTAGCTCAATATTTATGTGTGTGCAAAATTTGATTCGAGAGCTACTTCGTCGAGATTAAACGATACATCAAGCccttaagttttaaatttttttcttgtaTTAACCATTTTAGATTAATTAACCATCCAGGATCATGTTTCCTTCCACACTCACCATCAATATCTATGTTCTCTTGTCTGTCGATTCTCCTCTTTCGGCATTGCACTCCAGCGACTATCCTTTACCGTCGACAGTAGAATATTACTATCGTAGGTCCAACAAATTTAAGAGAGTTTGGAGATATCTCTCATTTCCTGCCGAGGGTTTCGTCTTCTAAAGCATCGAGCCATTTCTCCTTT
This is a stretch of genomic DNA from Primulina eburnea isolate SZY01 chromosome 11, ASM2296580v1, whole genome shotgun sequence. It encodes these proteins:
- the LOC140804588 gene encoding uncharacterized protein, with amino-acid sequence MDPDEISRLAEEMRLSAPKEKDTIILDDSETRIGHERLNNCLVAKILSPKAMNRETFHHQMPRILQASRKAHIEAMGDNTFVCDFVSQRDRNRALTEGPWNFFKSLVIFKEPMGWQNPNDMVFNELGIWVQFHNLPLAFMQGKLLNKVGRHIGKVEEVDSGENGVFLGRFVRIRVRINISQPLMKFIRIKANGEEEDIIVLLVYERLPDLCYACGELGIRSRKSSSSTEKSSSIPPDSPLNDEAENHETTDRYNTESISQALVVQDILLLNWIEPI